In Anaerobacillus isosaccharinicus, one genomic interval encodes:
- a CDS encoding restriction endonuclease: MRSDKEIIFSSLDKLSRREFERLCFLYFKARGYKPKETSEGADGGVDLVIYNPSLKTNEAVQIKHYLHSGQQITVKEVRELNSANRNHNCILSMFITTSTYTKEALKQAYQFKMDCHDYHWVVSKIGKWQEKEIS, from the coding sequence TTGCGGTCTGATAAGGAGATCATCTTCTCATCATTGGATAAACTATCACGGCGCGAATTTGAGAGGTTATGTTTTCTTTACTTTAAAGCACGTGGATATAAACCAAAAGAAACTTCAGAAGGGGCAGATGGTGGAGTCGATTTAGTTATCTATAATCCCTCCCTTAAAACAAATGAGGCTGTTCAAATTAAACACTATCTTCATTCAGGACAACAGATTACAGTAAAAGAGGTTAGAGAACTAAACTCAGCAAACCGTAATCATAACTGTATTCTTTCAATGTTTATTACAACTTCAACTTATACCAAAGAGGCACTAAAGCAAGCCTATCAATTTAAAATGGACTGTCACGATTATCATTGGGTTGTTTCTAAAATTGGGAAGTGGCAAGAGAAAGAAATAAGCTGA
- a CDS encoding integrase catalytic domain-containing protein: MQPWKTFLKNHQSDTWATDFFTVPTLTFNLLYVLVIVHHQSRKIIHFGVKTNPTAEWTIQQFRNATPYGDVPKYLIHDNDTIFRSKAFQRFLSSSDIRSKRTAYRFPLAKQLSMN, translated from the coding sequence ATTCAACCATGGAAGACATTCCTTAAAAATCATCAGTCTGATACATGGGCCACTGACTTTTTTACTGTTCCAACCTTAACTTTTAACTTACTCTATGTACTAGTAATCGTTCATCATCAATCTCGTAAGATTATTCACTTTGGTGTGAAGACTAATCCAACTGCAGAATGGACGATACAACAATTTAGAAATGCGACACCATATGGTGATGTACCAAAGTATCTCATCCATGACAATGACACCATCTTTCGCTCAAAAGCATTTCAACGATTTTTATCGTCATCTGATATTAGATCTAAGAGAACTGCCTACCGTTTCCCCTTGGCAAAACAATTAAGCATGAATTAA
- a CDS encoding IS3 family transposase: MPLNQLHLHKLLHEYIYDYYNTDRTHQGLGGSTPVPSPRYLPTTVKKTKLKATPVLNGLYHTYKKVA, encoded by the coding sequence ATTCCACTTAATCAGTTACACTTACATAAGCTTCTTCATGAATACATATACGATTACTACAACACGGATCGTACACATCAAGGTTTAGGAGGGAGTACACCCGTTCCTTCGCCACGCTACTTACCAACAACTGTGAAGAAGACAAAATTAAAAGCTACTCCTGTACTAAATGGTCTTTACCATACTTACAAAAAGGTAGCTTAA
- a CDS encoding S-layer homology domain-containing protein — translation MAYQPKSYRKFLATSVAAALVATSVAPAAFAAEAKKEEVSFKDFGENHRAAKEVYTLVEEGVIGGFPDGTFRPDAEVTRAQAALMLARSLGYVNAAGELLVEVDADAFSDLPEGHRAYNAVAALRTNKKIGGFPDGTFRPDANITRGAMAIMVANAYELEATSETNPFTDLGASSAAAVQALYDNKITTGATATTFGTNANIKRSDFSVFTYRGMVAAGLIEEKAPVAPVTELKVESVSANNLKEVVVTFNQEVDVLTGEDVANYTFNTTSNLEVASAVVTGNVVTLTVERTNTSVAADEHAAQQQVADLTIQNVESAKGAELAKVTNSVRFIDVLAPEVVGIKVAGPRQVTVVFSEPLKSNPSYKFDGGTNTVVTTDFTVGAREVTLTLGSQPTEGLHTVEVEGGSDYANFKVDKVVKEFNFVNDTAAPVLSVKSATPTTVVLVADENFVNATNSNVQFYHTVKGSSAYRANVSVSGREITLTFATPIPEGNAKVFLHYVNEEGTKIQDAWGNKVASGEFAFNLAIDRTAPTVSEDIVTVNSTTLRVTFSEAVTNANVASNYELKDADGNILSINRIEAATQRNAYNIILNNELEGGTYTLKVKNGIVDVAGNKLVEVVKSFFAEDKKAPTVTGTAQRINDKKVKVLFSESMDAASITNKANYFYNSSALNSAVTITPVDNNSAVILDFTNVTGFTAFVSGDTINVGRVSDAAGNLTARQSTPVSIPTTVSTLSPVENGVKVVAKNRIEVTFNQIIRNYKASDFLVADNTVSSVSDRTENGKTTIILTLGTDLATDATPLVSSAGSDVTAENTQGIKVGFTNALSIDKLAPELALVDHDNDPDTDTVKNIVITDSNGNGVVDTITVTFTETLETLTASSTAANYATVEGFTVARVVVSGTTVVLTVAPKTGVDGSSAATPTVTLKNIADAQGNLITELSGNAFFVIHPGVAALAAAIAAFNAEVARVEGLNLVEANYTAASWTALETALAYDVAGKTVAQINTATQAITNAETGLVMLISSFASISNLDAGQEGVNALANAAAVIAELPTTIVATLADGSTQTLDIASWNDTDGYANTEGSYTFTATVTVPAGLDLNGQTVTAVAVVAAP, via the coding sequence ATGGCTTATCAACCTAAGTCTTATCGCAAGTTTTTAGCTACTTCTGTGGCAGCAGCTTTGGTAGCTACATCAGTAGCACCAGCAGCTTTCGCAGCAGAGGCTAAGAAAGAAGAAGTAAGTTTTAAAGATTTCGGTGAAAATCACCGCGCAGCAAAAGAAGTTTACACACTAGTTGAAGAAGGAGTTATCGGTGGTTTCCCAGATGGAACATTCCGTCCAGATGCTGAAGTAACTCGTGCTCAAGCTGCTCTTATGTTAGCTCGTTCATTAGGTTATGTTAACGCAGCAGGCGAACTTCTAGTTGAAGTTGATGCAGATGCTTTCTCTGATCTTCCAGAAGGACACCGTGCGTATAATGCTGTTGCAGCTTTACGTACAAACAAAAAAATCGGTGGTTTCCCAGATGGAACATTCCGTCCAGATGCTAACATCACTCGTGGTGCAATGGCGATCATGGTTGCTAATGCTTATGAGTTAGAAGCAACTTCAGAAACTAATCCTTTCACTGATCTTGGTGCTAGCTCAGCAGCAGCAGTTCAAGCATTATATGACAACAAAATCACTACAGGTGCAACTGCAACTACTTTCGGAACAAATGCTAACATCAAACGTTCTGATTTCTCAGTATTCACATACCGTGGAATGGTAGCTGCAGGTCTTATCGAAGAAAAAGCTCCTGTTGCTCCTGTAACTGAATTAAAGGTTGAGAGCGTAAGTGCGAATAACCTTAAAGAAGTAGTTGTAACTTTTAACCAAGAAGTAGATGTGCTAACTGGTGAAGATGTAGCTAACTATACATTTAATACTACAAGCAACTTAGAAGTTGCTTCTGCTGTAGTTACAGGTAATGTAGTAACATTAACTGTAGAAAGAACTAATACATCAGTTGCGGCTGATGAGCATGCAGCACAACAACAAGTGGCTGACTTAACGATTCAAAATGTTGAATCTGCAAAAGGTGCAGAGTTGGCTAAAGTTACTAATTCTGTAAGATTTATTGATGTTCTGGCTCCAGAAGTTGTAGGTATTAAAGTTGCAGGTCCAAGACAAGTAACTGTAGTATTTTCTGAACCGTTAAAATCAAATCCTTCTTATAAATTTGATGGTGGTACAAACACAGTTGTAACTACTGACTTCACTGTTGGTGCTAGAGAAGTGACGTTAACACTAGGATCTCAACCAACTGAAGGCCTACACACAGTTGAAGTTGAAGGCGGAAGTGATTACGCTAACTTTAAAGTAGATAAAGTTGTAAAAGAATTCAACTTTGTAAATGATACTGCTGCTCCTGTATTATCAGTTAAATCTGCTACTCCAACAACGGTTGTGTTAGTGGCTGATGAGAACTTTGTTAATGCAACAAACAGTAACGTTCAATTTTATCATACTGTAAAAGGTTCTAGTGCTTACAGAGCAAACGTTTCAGTAAGTGGTAGAGAAATTACTTTAACTTTTGCTACTCCGATTCCTGAAGGAAATGCAAAAGTCTTCTTACACTATGTGAATGAAGAAGGAACTAAAATTCAAGATGCTTGGGGCAATAAAGTTGCTTCTGGTGAATTTGCATTCAATTTAGCAATCGACAGAACTGCTCCAACAGTATCAGAAGATATTGTTACTGTTAATTCAACTACTTTAAGAGTAACATTTAGTGAAGCTGTTACAAATGCAAATGTTGCATCTAACTATGAGTTAAAAGATGCTGATGGAAACATCCTTTCTATCAACAGAATTGAAGCTGCTACACAAAGAAATGCTTACAATATTATCCTAAACAATGAACTTGAAGGCGGTACGTATACCCTTAAAGTGAAAAATGGTATTGTTGATGTAGCAGGCAACAAACTAGTTGAAGTAGTAAAATCTTTCTTCGCTGAAGACAAAAAAGCTCCAACTGTTACTGGAACTGCACAGCGTATTAATGATAAAAAAGTAAAAGTATTATTCTCAGAGTCTATGGATGCTGCTTCTATTACAAATAAAGCAAACTACTTCTATAACAGTTCTGCATTGAATAGTGCTGTAACTATTACTCCTGTTGATAACAATAGTGCAGTAATTTTAGATTTTACAAATGTTACTGGATTTACGGCTTTTGTTTCTGGTGATACTATTAATGTAGGTCGTGTTAGCGATGCAGCTGGGAACTTAACTGCTAGACAAAGTACACCAGTTTCAATCCCTACTACTGTTTCTACACTTTCACCAGTAGAAAATGGAGTGAAAGTTGTAGCTAAAAACAGAATTGAAGTTACATTTAATCAGATTATCCGTAACTATAAAGCTTCAGATTTCTTAGTAGCTGATAATACAGTATCCAGTGTTTCTGATAGAACTGAAAATGGAAAAACAACTATAATCCTTACTTTAGGAACTGATTTAGCTACTGATGCAACTCCATTAGTTTCATCTGCTGGAAGTGATGTTACAGCTGAAAATACACAAGGAATTAAAGTTGGTTTCACTAACGCTTTATCTATCGATAAGCTTGCTCCTGAACTTGCTTTAGTAGACCATGACAATGACCCAGATACTGATACTGTTAAAAATATAGTTATTACTGATAGTAATGGCAACGGTGTAGTAGATACTATTACGGTTACATTTACTGAAACATTAGAAACGTTAACTGCTAGCTCAACTGCTGCTAACTACGCAACTGTTGAAGGTTTCACTGTAGCTAGAGTTGTAGTTTCAGGTACTACTGTAGTATTAACAGTCGCTCCAAAAACAGGTGTTGATGGAAGCTCAGCTGCTACTCCAACAGTAACACTTAAGAATATTGCAGATGCTCAAGGGAACTTAATCACTGAACTTAGTGGAAATGCATTCTTTGTAATTCATCCGGGTGTTGCAGCATTAGCAGCTGCTATTGCAGCATTTAATGCAGAAGTGGCACGAGTTGAAGGATTAAACTTAGTTGAAGCTAACTACACAGCTGCTTCTTGGACTGCTCTTGAAACTGCATTAGCTTACGATGTAGCTGGTAAAACTGTTGCTCAAATTAATACTGCAACACAAGCAATCACTAATGCTGAAACTGGATTAGTTATGTTAATTTCAAGCTTTGCTTCAATTTCTAATTTAGATGCTGGGCAAGAGGGTGTTAATGCTTTAGCAAACGCTGCGGCAGTTATTGCTGAATTGCCAACAACTATTGTAGCTACTTTAGCTGATGGTTCTACTCAAACATTAGATATCGCATCTTGGAATGATACTGATGGATATGCTAATACTGAAGGAAGCTATACATTTACTGCAACAGTAACAGTACCGGCAGGATTAGATCTTAATGGTCAAACTGTTACAGCTGTAGCAGTTGTAGCTGCTCCTTAA
- a CDS encoding glycosyltransferase encodes MKIVHVISGGETGGSRKHVVTLLEKFPKEEVTLIVFQEGKLLEEARAAGIDVKLLSQKSRYDLSILKRLTEFVNEGDYDIIHTHGPRANLFGALIKARFKKATWVTTIHSDPKLDFVRTGIKGILFSNLNLWAIKKIDYFFAVSERFKENLVSIGINGEKIKAIFNGIEFNEQLPEPSLSREDLHIPAGALVITMVARLHPIKGHDNVFEALKKIGNQNIHLLLVGDGPIEKELKEKVKSLQLEKQVHFLGFRSDVNDVLQISDLSLLASFSESFPLALLESANMRKPVITTDVGGVASLVSDKTFGWVIPIDDIPTLQAAIEEANQIIEQLPEMGIALYEHASTNFSIEKLYIVTRSEYEQIKTIR; translated from the coding sequence ATGAAGATCGTTCATGTGATAAGTGGTGGAGAAACGGGTGGCTCAAGAAAGCATGTCGTGACCCTTTTAGAGAAGTTCCCAAAAGAAGAAGTAACGCTCATTGTCTTTCAAGAAGGAAAGCTCTTAGAAGAAGCAAGAGCCGCTGGGATCGATGTGAAGCTGTTATCTCAAAAATCACGATATGATTTATCCATCTTAAAAAGGTTAACAGAGTTTGTGAATGAAGGTGACTATGACATCATCCATACCCATGGTCCAAGAGCAAACCTCTTCGGTGCACTTATTAAGGCAAGGTTTAAAAAAGCAACTTGGGTGACGACGATCCATAGCGATCCTAAGCTTGACTTTGTTCGTACCGGAATAAAAGGTATACTATTTTCCAACTTGAACCTTTGGGCGATAAAAAAAATCGATTACTTTTTTGCCGTGAGTGAACGGTTTAAAGAAAATTTAGTTTCGATTGGAATTAATGGAGAAAAGATAAAAGCAATTTTCAATGGCATTGAGTTTAACGAGCAACTTCCTGAACCTTCCCTATCTAGGGAGGACCTACACATTCCAGCAGGTGCCCTTGTTATTACGATGGTAGCTAGACTACATCCTATTAAAGGCCATGACAATGTATTTGAAGCGTTGAAAAAAATCGGAAATCAAAATATTCACCTTCTCCTTGTAGGAGATGGCCCGATCGAAAAAGAATTAAAGGAAAAGGTAAAGAGCCTTCAGTTAGAGAAACAAGTTCACTTCCTAGGCTTCCGTAGCGACGTAAATGATGTACTGCAAATCTCTGATCTAAGCTTACTTGCATCATTTAGTGAAAGTTTTCCATTAGCTTTACTTGAATCAGCCAACATGAGAAAACCAGTAATTACGACAGATGTTGGTGGCGTAGCCAGTCTTGTATCAGACAAAACGTTCGGCTGGGTAATCCCGATTGATGATATTCCTACGTTACAAGCGGCTATCGAAGAAGCTAATCAAATTATAGAACAACTACCAGAAATGGGGATAGCACTTTACGAACATGCTTCAACAAATTTTTCAATTGAAAAGCTATACATAGTTACAAGAAGTGAATATGAACAAATAAAAACTATAAGATAA
- a CDS encoding WecB/TagA/CpsF family glycosyltransferase: MKKETYLGVNVSALPEQAMLEVIKSRVQSGEQSTVIAVNPEKFIASQSNETLKRLINHSTFQIPDGIGVILASRLKGGTIRSRITGVDFMQKLLKLATIEGYNVFFYGAKEEVVSKAVKSAEDTYPGIQIVGYENGYYNDEDALIKRINELKSDMLFVAMGSPKQELWIERNMSRLNVKVFQGVGGSFDVLAGHVKRAPVFYQKLGLEWLYRLMKEPKRWKRQLALPKFLLKIIFNK, translated from the coding sequence ATGAAAAAGGAAACGTATTTAGGTGTTAATGTAAGTGCTTTACCTGAACAAGCCATGCTTGAGGTGATTAAATCGCGAGTTCAGTCCGGTGAACAGTCAACGGTGATTGCTGTTAACCCTGAAAAGTTTATCGCTAGTCAATCAAATGAAACACTAAAGCGGCTAATTAATCATTCAACCTTTCAAATTCCAGATGGTATTGGTGTGATCCTGGCATCTCGCCTGAAGGGTGGTACAATTCGCTCCAGAATTACTGGTGTTGATTTCATGCAAAAGTTACTAAAGTTGGCGACCATTGAAGGATATAACGTTTTCTTTTATGGTGCGAAAGAAGAAGTTGTTTCAAAAGCAGTGAAATCAGCTGAGGATACTTACCCAGGAATACAAATTGTTGGGTATGAAAATGGCTATTATAATGACGAAGATGCTTTGATTAAGCGAATAAATGAGCTTAAATCAGATATGCTTTTTGTCGCCATGGGAAGTCCGAAGCAAGAGCTTTGGATTGAACGAAACATGTCGCGTTTAAACGTAAAAGTGTTCCAAGGAGTCGGTGGAAGCTTTGATGTACTTGCTGGTCACGTCAAACGTGCTCCTGTATTTTATCAAAAACTTGGTTTAGAATGGCTCTATCGCTTAATGAAAGAACCTAAACGTTGGAAACGGCAGTTAGCCTTACCTAAATTTTTATTAAAAATTATTTTTAACAAATAA
- a CDS encoding glycosyltransferase family 4 protein — MLAIHFIITFLLALTVSVVLSPLVIKFANKIGLVDKPDERRVHKKIMPRAGGLAIFGGFIAAVIYVATISNFPKGIIIGAAIIVLTGFLDDKYQIKPIQKLFGQALATTIVLLDGFQITYITIPFTDTMVHIVPALAIPISFIWIIGVTNAINLIDGLDGLAGGVSAIAATSIFIMAIIMGNIQVALLALALIGSIIGFLFFNFHPAKIFMGDTGSLLLGFLLAVFSVISFKQITLVTLFVPIIILAVPIVDTLIAIVRRKMNNQRIMDADKSHLHHRLLDIGLSHKQAVLYIYGIAVVFGTSAILFYKANLLGSVLIFIVLLVMTELLIEKLALINKQYRPMLKFYSKLKVAVASRLERAKM; from the coding sequence ATGCTTGCAATACATTTTATCATTACGTTCTTACTAGCGCTCACAGTTAGCGTCGTACTAAGTCCGCTTGTGATTAAATTCGCAAATAAAATTGGGTTAGTTGATAAACCAGATGAACGGAGAGTTCATAAAAAAATTATGCCAAGAGCTGGTGGTCTAGCCATATTTGGAGGATTTATTGCAGCTGTCATTTATGTCGCCACTATTTCAAACTTTCCAAAAGGAATTATTATTGGAGCAGCGATTATAGTTCTTACAGGATTTCTAGATGATAAGTATCAAATTAAACCGATCCAAAAGCTATTTGGTCAAGCACTTGCAACGACCATCGTCTTATTAGATGGTTTCCAAATCACATACATTACCATCCCATTTACGGATACAATGGTGCATATCGTTCCGGCGTTAGCTATTCCGATCTCATTCATCTGGATTATCGGAGTGACAAATGCAATTAATCTTATTGATGGCTTAGACGGTTTAGCAGGTGGGGTTTCTGCGATTGCTGCCACATCGATTTTTATTATGGCGATCATCATGGGGAATATCCAAGTTGCTTTATTAGCACTAGCACTTATTGGAAGCATTATCGGCTTCTTATTCTTTAACTTTCACCCAGCGAAAATTTTTATGGGTGACACAGGTTCATTATTATTAGGCTTTTTACTTGCAGTATTTTCGGTTATTAGCTTTAAACAGATCACATTAGTAACATTATTCGTGCCAATCATTATCCTAGCTGTACCGATTGTGGACACGCTTATTGCGATCGTTCGTAGAAAGATGAACAATCAACGCATAATGGATGCTGATAAGAGTCATTTACATCACCGTTTATTAGATATCGGTTTATCACATAAACAAGCCGTCCTTTATATTTATGGTATTGCCGTTGTATTTGGAACTTCAGCCATTTTATTCTATAAAGCAAACCTTTTAGGCTCAGTACTAATCTTCATTGTTTTATTAGTCATGACTGAACTTTTAATTGAAAAACTTGCTCTGATAAATAAACAGTATCGCCCAATGTTAAAATTTTATTCGAAATTAAAAGTAGCAGTTGCATCAAGGTTAGAAAGAGCTAAAATGTAA
- a CDS encoding nucleotide sugar dehydrogenase yields MEKICVIGLGYIGLPTAGIFARAGYEVVGVDVNAHVVQTLNEGNIHIEEVGLPELIKEVVTDGRLKAATAPEEADVFIVAVPTPIHEDQTANVDYVVSATKALLPVLKKNDVIIVESTIPPRTIDDVVAPILAAAGWNPGEDVYLAHCPERVLPGRILIELIENTRIVGGINEKSAKKAAEVYRAIVTGDVIETEAVTAEMSKLMENTFRDVNIALANELAKISSRLGVNAHDVIELANKHPRVNIHHPGPGVGGHCLAVDPYFIVEKAVEESPLIQCARTINNSMPEFVIRHVDRLVCEIENPVIAVFGLTYKGNIDDVRESPALEIYEKLALNEKLEVRAHDPHVRAEQVPFPLLGFAEAINGAHVVVILADHNEFKRLNEEILVEKMVTPVIFDTKHCFTPMNSEVQIHYIGNTANIRPILL; encoded by the coding sequence ATGGAAAAAATTTGTGTTATCGGATTAGGGTATATTGGATTACCGACGGCAGGGATCTTTGCCCGTGCTGGCTATGAAGTCGTTGGTGTAGACGTAAATGCACACGTTGTTCAAACGCTTAATGAAGGAAACATTCATATAGAAGAAGTTGGGTTACCAGAATTAATTAAAGAAGTCGTGACAGATGGCCGCTTAAAAGCAGCGACTGCCCCTGAGGAAGCGGATGTCTTTATTGTTGCCGTTCCAACACCTATACATGAAGATCAAACGGCGAATGTTGATTACGTGGTCTCAGCGACAAAAGCACTATTACCAGTGTTAAAAAAGAATGACGTCATTATTGTCGAATCAACGATTCCACCTCGGACAATTGACGACGTTGTGGCACCAATCTTAGCTGCTGCTGGCTGGAACCCTGGTGAAGATGTGTATTTGGCACATTGTCCAGAGCGAGTCCTACCAGGAAGAATTTTAATTGAGTTAATTGAAAACACGAGAATTGTTGGTGGAATCAATGAAAAATCTGCCAAAAAAGCAGCAGAAGTATACCGAGCGATTGTCACAGGAGATGTCATCGAAACCGAAGCAGTGACAGCAGAAATGTCAAAGCTAATGGAAAATACATTCCGCGACGTTAATATTGCTTTAGCTAATGAGCTTGCAAAAATATCTTCACGCTTAGGTGTAAATGCTCATGATGTCATTGAGCTTGCTAATAAACACCCTCGGGTTAACATTCATCACCCAGGACCTGGAGTAGGTGGGCACTGCTTAGCTGTTGACCCATATTTTATTGTGGAAAAAGCGGTTGAGGAATCACCACTCATTCAATGTGCAAGAACAATTAATAATTCAATGCCGGAATTCGTTATTCGTCACGTAGATCGTCTCGTTTGCGAAATTGAAAACCCAGTAATTGCAGTGTTTGGATTAACGTATAAAGGAAATATTGATGATGTACGTGAAAGTCCAGCTCTTGAGATTTATGAAAAGCTAGCCCTAAACGAAAAACTTGAGGTAAGAGCTCATGATCCGCACGTAAGAGCAGAACAAGTTCCGTTTCCTTTATTAGGATTTGCTGAAGCGATTAACGGTGCACATGTTGTAGTTATTTTGGCTGATCACAATGAATTCAAACGGCTTAACGAAGAAATACTAGTGGAAAAGATGGTAACACCTGTTATTTTTGATACGAAGCATTGTTTTACTCCTATGAATTCCGAAGTTCAAATTCATTATATCGGTAATACAGCCAATATTCGTCCGATCCTACTATAA
- the csaB gene encoding polysaccharide pyruvyl transferase CsaB, whose protein sequence is MKIVISGFYGLGNTGDEAILESMIDNLRDELEDVEITVFSLSPEKTASDHQVKSIYRGWRHQFFDKVKALKEADLLLSGGGGLLQDTYPTKIIFGPLPYYLLIVFLAKLCGTKVMFFSQGIGPVSTKYAKFLMVLFANLADVITVRDQFSKDLLQKLKVTKPKTIVTADIVFAYKKKEDTRCLDSLPLKGTEKLVAISVRPWFEYTDHYKQLAKIADDLIVQAGVTPVFVPMEGHHDFTASEKVLEQMAHRDQCLILGPNFTPSQYLAFIGQCQLTIGLRLHALIFAAITGVPHIGISYDKKVESLLKRSGMWSYSSTLEDVNCQKLTENAIYLLQNQEKYHLMINKNVASLREAALENIKILKTYFL, encoded by the coding sequence TTGAAAATAGTGATATCAGGCTTTTATGGCCTTGGCAATACTGGTGATGAAGCGATTCTTGAGTCAATGATTGATAACTTGCGGGACGAGCTTGAAGATGTTGAGATAACGGTTTTTTCACTTTCACCTGAGAAAACAGCAAGTGACCATCAAGTGAAGAGCATTTATCGAGGCTGGCGTCATCAATTTTTTGATAAAGTAAAAGCGTTAAAGGAAGCTGATCTTCTCTTAAGTGGCGGAGGCGGACTTCTTCAGGATACCTATCCAACGAAGATTATTTTTGGACCTCTTCCTTATTATTTATTGATTGTGTTCTTAGCAAAGCTTTGCGGGACAAAGGTCATGTTTTTTTCTCAAGGTATTGGGCCCGTCAGTACAAAATACGCAAAATTTCTTATGGTACTGTTTGCAAATTTAGCAGATGTCATTACGGTCAGAGACCAATTTTCTAAAGATTTATTGCAAAAGCTAAAGGTAACAAAGCCAAAAACAATTGTGACCGCAGATATTGTATTTGCATATAAGAAGAAAGAAGACACTCGTTGTTTAGACAGCTTACCGCTTAAGGGAACTGAAAAGCTTGTGGCGATTTCTGTGAGACCTTGGTTTGAATATACCGACCATTATAAGCAACTGGCGAAAATTGCCGATGATTTAATTGTACAAGCAGGTGTTACCCCTGTTTTCGTACCGATGGAAGGACATCATGACTTTACCGCTTCAGAAAAGGTACTAGAGCAAATGGCTCATCGTGATCAATGCTTGATACTGGGTCCTAATTTTACACCAAGTCAGTACTTAGCATTTATCGGTCAATGTCAATTAACGATTGGGTTGCGGCTCCATGCATTGATTTTCGCTGCAATCACGGGGGTTCCTCATATCGGTATTAGCTACGATAAAAAGGTAGAGAGCTTATTAAAAAGAAGTGGAATGTGGTCGTATTCGAGTACACTTGAAGATGTTAATTGTCAAAAGTTAACAGAAAATGCGATATACCTACTTCAAAATCAAGAGAAATACCACTTAATGATTAACAAAAATGTGGCAAGCTTACGTGAAGCTGCATTAGAAAATATAAAGATCTTAAAGACGTATTTTCTATAA
- a CDS encoding glycosyltransferase family 4 protein: MKILLTTVYDYPHAGGLSTHVTTLKAGLEAQGHTVDVLSFSDVPFLKQMFLAQGPSNIVNRIKKGRGIMLGLYARQLLLQKLIEKHKKRGYDIINAQDPYATLASIPSGIPTVSTAHGYLSYEAVSKGSVKANSEEAKLLQNKEIISFQKTRRVITVDQRIKQYVSDVAGIEGTAIRNFIDVEGFKPDVENRSLYKEKHQVDNEKKVLFVPRRLTKKNGVIYPALAMKKILTRYPETLLIYAGSGEDLPEIERVIKEDGIEKEVKLLGAIPHEKIKEYYSFSDIVLIPSIHSAGVEEATSISALEAMGSGSPVIACAVGGLKEIINDDVDGILVEEQNVDALADAVIRLFDQPELASEYAIKARAKIEAEYSHIAAAKKYAEIYEDVLGKK, translated from the coding sequence ATGAAAATTTTATTAACAACCGTATATGATTACCCCCACGCTGGCGGTTTATCTACACATGTGACAACTTTAAAAGCAGGACTAGAGGCACAAGGGCATACAGTGGATGTCCTTTCCTTCAGCGATGTCCCGTTTCTAAAGCAAATGTTCTTGGCACAAGGCCCGAGTAACATTGTTAACCGCATTAAAAAGGGGCGGGGGATTATGTTGGGGCTATACGCACGACAACTTCTACTACAGAAGCTAATTGAAAAGCATAAAAAGCGTGGCTACGACATTATCAATGCTCAAGATCCATATGCTACGTTAGCCTCTATTCCATCTGGCATTCCAACTGTTTCAACTGCCCATGGCTATTTATCTTACGAGGCTGTAAGTAAAGGCTCTGTAAAGGCGAATAGTGAGGAAGCAAAGCTTTTGCAGAACAAGGAGATCATTTCTTTTCAAAAAACTAGACGAGTTATTACTGTTGACCAACGGATCAAACAGTATGTGTCTGATGTTGCAGGAATTGAAGGAACAGCAATTCGCAATTTTATTGATGTTGAAGGGTTTAAGCCAGACGTTGAAAACCGTTCACTGTATAAAGAAAAGCATCAAGTTGATAATGAGAAAAAGGTTTTATTTGTGCCAAGGCGCTTAACGAAAAAAAATGGTGTCATCTACCCTGCTCTTGCGATGAAGAAAATCTTAACGCGCTATCCTGAGACGCTATTAATTTATGCAGGCAGTGGCGAAGACCTCCCTGAAATTGAGCGGGTCATTAAAGAGGATGGAATAGAAAAGGAAGTAAAACTTCTCGGTGCTATTCCTCATGAAAAAATTAAAGAATATTATTCATTTAGTGATATTGTTCTTATTCCTAGTATTCATTCTGCTGGCGTCGAGGAAGCAACTTCAATTTCAGCATTAGAGGCCATGGGCTCTGGGTCTCCAGTGATCGCATGTGCTGTTGGGGGCTTAAAGGAAATCATTAACGATGATGTCGATGGCATTTTAGTTGAAGAGCAAAATGTTGATGCATTAGCTGATGCCGTTATTCGTTTATTCGATCAGCCTGAGCTTGCTAGTGAATATGCTATCAAAGCAAGGGCAAAGATTGAAGCCGAGTATTCACATATTGCGGCAGCAAAGAAATATGCAGAGATATATGAGGATGTATTAGGCAAAAAGTAA